Sequence from the Anabaena sphaerica FACHB-251 genome:
CAATTTTTGGGGAGATATGCAGAAGTATATATATTTATCGGCTTAATTTATTGGGCGTTTTGTTATTCAATGTCTTTAGCTTCTCGTAGGTTAGAAAAACAATTAAGTAATTAAAAAAAAATGATTAAGTTGAGGTTGAAATAAATGCAAGCACAAGAACCAATTATTATTGCTGAAGATGTTCATAAATGGTATGGTAAGTTTCACGTTTTGAAAGGAGTGAGTTTAACAGTTAATCGCGGAGAAGTGGTAGTTTTAATGGGTCCTTCCGGTTCAGGGAAATCAACTTTTATCCGTACATTTAACGCCTTGGAAGAATATCAACAAGGAAGTATTAGTATTGATGGAATTACCCTAAGTCGTGATTTAAGAAATATTGAAACCATTCGTAAAGAAGCGGGAATGGTATTTCAACAGTTTAATTTATTTCCCCATTTAACAGTTTTGCATAATATCACTTTAGCACCAATTTGGGTACGTAAATTACCAAAAGCCAAAGCAGAAGAATTAGCAATGCAACTGTTAGAAAGGGTGGGAATTTTAGAACAAGCAAATAAATATCCGGGACAGTTATCTGGGGGACAACAGCAACGGGTAGCTATAGCGCGTGCGTTAGCTATGCAACCCAAAATCATGCTATTTGATGAACCGACTTCTGCGTTAGACCCGGAAATGGTGCGAGAGGTTTTAGATGTGATGCGAAAT
This genomic interval carries:
- a CDS encoding amino acid ABC transporter ATP-binding protein, encoding MQAQEPIIIAEDVHKWYGKFHVLKGVSLTVNRGEVVVLMGPSGSGKSTFIRTFNALEEYQQGSISIDGITLSRDLRNIETIRKEAGMVFQQFNLFPHLTVLHNITLAPIWVRKLPKAKAEELAMQLLERVGILEQANKYPGQLSGGQQQRVAIARALAMQPKIMLFDEPTSALDPEMVREVLDVMRNLASEGMTMVVVTHEVGFAREVADRVILMDGGYLVEEATPDTFFTEPKEERTRKFLSQIL